The Crassaminicella indica genomic interval TCAGTAGTAGGAGCAGGATCACTAGCAAGAAAAAATATTGGTGATTATGAAATTCATGTAGGCTGTCCAGCAAAGCTTTTAAGAATTTGTAAATAGTAAATCCTCATTGGCAATCAGCTAATGAGGATTTATTTTGCATTAAGACCAAGTATTAAGTGCGTCTATGATATAGTTTAGTTCATTTTCTTGTAGACCATACCATATGGGTAAGCTCAAAACTTCGTTTGAAATTTTTTCTGCTATAGGAAAAGTGCTTTTTTGAAATCCTAAATTTTTATAAGCATTCTGTAAATGTATGGGTATAGGGTAATGAATTAAAGTTTGTATGCCCTTGTTCATCAAGTATTTTTGTAGGTGATCACGTTTATTTGTTCTAATGACAAATAAATGCCATACTGGTTCAGTGTTTTTTTGGATAAATGGTTTGATAATTTTTTTGTTTTTTATATTTTCTAAATAAATATTAGCTATTTTTCTTCGTTCTTTATTCCATGAATCTAAGTATTTTAATTTAACATTTAAAAAGGCAGCTTGGAGTTCATCAAGTCTAGAATTTATACCCATGTATTCATGATAATATTTTTGAGTAGAGCCATAATTTCTAAGAGCAATGATTTTTTGAGCTAATATTTTATCATTTGTTACTACAGCACCTGCATCACCTAATGCACCTAAATTTTTTCCTGGATAAAAGCTAAAACCAGCTGCATCACCAAAACATCCTATTTTTTTATTGAAATATTTAGCTCCATGTGCTTGTGCACAATCTTCAATTAACTTTAAATTATATTTTTTTGATATTTTAATGATTTTATTTATTTCAGCTGGATGACCATATAAATGAACAGCAATAATAGCTTTAGTTTTTTTTGAAATAGATTTTTCTATTAGCTTTGGATTTATATTATAGGTTTTTAAGGTTGGTTCAACAAATATAGGTACAGCTCCAGTATAAGAAACGGCTAATGCAGTTGCTATATAGGTATTTGAAGGGATAATTACTTCATCACCTTTTCCAATATTATATCCTCGTAAAATAAGATATAAAGCATCTAAGCCATTTCCGCAGCCAATACAGTATGGTTGATCACAAAATTTAGCAAAATTTTTTTCAAATTCATTTACATTATTACTTAATATATATTCATTAGATGAAAAGGTCTGATTAAATTTATTCATAATTTCTTCTTTTGTTTGATCATGTATTGGTTTGAGATTAACAAAAGGAATTTTCAAACTAATTCACTTCTTTCTTAAAATAATGTTTTGCTTCATCTAAATAGGAGTTATAATCTCTTATATAATCATTAGCATTATAGTAATCAGAAGCTAATACTAATAATACTGCATCTTCCGAAAAATTAAACATTTCTCGCCAAATCATAGGACCTATATAAAGTCCTTCAGATTGAGTATTTAAAGAAATGATTTGTTCTTCTAGAGGGGTTTTAATACGAACCTGAATGCTTCCCTTTATGCATATTAAAATTTGGTGAAGTTTTCGATGGGCATGATGTCCTCTTACTATATCTTTTTTTACCCCCCAAATATAATAAAGTCTTTTAATAGGAAAGGGAATATCTATGTTTTCTTCAATAGGTACTAAATTACCATATTTATCATGAATGTTTTTAAATTTAATAAGGGTAGAGTTGTACATAAAATTTATCACCTTCATATTATTTTTATATTTACCAAATTCAATATTTTTTCTAATATAGTATATTGAAGTATGTTATTTTGGACACGATTAATGAAATAGTCGTTTGAATAAATTTGTGTTTTTAAGTTTTTCGATTTCATTTTTTAATGACAGGTTTTCTGTATTTAATTTTTCTAAACGATCGTTCATTTTTTTAAGTTGATTTTCATAAATATTTATTTTATTGAGAAGTTCTTTGTTTTTTTGTTTACACAAATTTAATTCAGATAAATTTTTTTCATAATTCCTTTTAATGGGTTCTATGCTATCTTT includes:
- a CDS encoding DegT/DnrJ/EryC1/StrS family aminotransferase; translated protein: MKIPFVNLKPIHDQTKEEIMNKFNQTFSSNEYILSNNVNEFEKNFAKFCDQPYCIGCGNGLDALYLILRGYNIGKGDEVIIPSNTYIATALAVSYTGAVPIFVEPTLKTYNINPKLIEKSISKKTKAIIAVHLYGHPAEINKIIKISKKYNLKLIEDCAQAHGAKYFNKKIGCFGDAAGFSFYPGKNLGALGDAGAVVTNDKILAQKIIALRNYGSTQKYYHEYMGINSRLDELQAAFLNVKLKYLDSWNKERRKIANIYLENIKNKKIIKPFIQKNTEPVWHLFVIRTNKRDHLQKYLMNKGIQTLIHYPIPIHLQNAYKNLGFQKSTFPIAEKISNEVLSLPIWYGLQENELNYIIDALNTWS
- a CDS encoding sugar 3,4-ketoisomerase, whose protein sequence is MYNSTLIKFKNIHDKYGNLVPIEENIDIPFPIKRLYYIWGVKKDIVRGHHAHRKLHQILICIKGSIQVRIKTPLEEQIISLNTQSEGLYIGPMIWREMFNFSEDAVLLVLASDYYNANDYIRDYNSYLDEAKHYFKKEVN